GTGATGTTAACTTTTGCACTCAATATGCTTTTCTCGTTGTTGCATTATGTAGGTTTTTCCCGTTAGGTGATTATTAATTCTTAGCCATTTCAAACCGTCCCGCCGCGTAATTTTTTACTGCTGCCGTCGCCGGCAACAGACGGCCGTTCATCGCAATATAAACGCCAGCGGGCAGGGTTTGCACTGCCGCTAAGGCAAAACCTAAATTAAAATCGGCATCACTGTTTTTGCACGCAGCAGGTAAAAAAGCACCGACAAAAACCACCGTTTTTTCTTTAATGGATGAAGCAACGGCGCAAGCGGTCTGTGCCATGGTATCAGTGCCGTGGGTTACTATCACTTGCGTTGCCGAACAACTATGAACAGCGGCCACTACGGAGGCGCGATCAGCGTCGTCCATGTCTTTGCTGTCTTTGCGTATTAACGAGGTGATGGTCGGTGCGACAACGCCGGCACGGACAAAAGC
This genomic interval from Candidatus Persebacteraceae bacterium Df01 contains the following:
- a CDS encoding asparaginase domain-containing protein, yielding MTLALICCGGTIDTVYTNDAGFHGIGEPAAVEAFVRAGVVAPTITSLIRKDSKDMDDADRASVVAAVHSCSATQVIVTHGTDTMAQTACAVASSIKEKTVVFVGAFLPAACKNSDADFNLGFALAAVQTLPAGVYIAMNGRLLPATAAVKNYAAGRFEMAKN